In the genome of Spirochaetae bacterium HGW-Spirochaetae-1, one region contains:
- a CDS encoding dehypoxanthine futalosine cyclase — translation MVLYFKYKVYRVFYNTDSGKGRVSFFRKLAGNGFVDKNTIKLKIYTGERISREEAVTLFQWDIRELGHAADARLALIHPENTVGFILDRIVNFTNVCEAGCRFCAYHARAGKVEAYELSMEEMLGKIDDLVRAGGTQVMLQGGLHPDYTIETYLTMVKEVKAAFPQIYLHSFSPAEIYHISQKSDLTLDEVLQRLKSAGLDSVPGASDLLVDRIRTYVSPGKISRENWCEVMYALERAGMTSTATMTYGMGETLDEKIEHLDTVRTVQDKTGILRAFIPWSFSPRYTRMDEIMPATGVDYLKVVAIARIYLDNIRYIQAGWLTEGLKLAQVALAMGANDMGGILTEEVVVKATGIRTNTGMDELVEIIRNAGRIPVLRDSRYEIIRRMA, via the coding sequence ATGGTGTTATATTTTAAATATAAGGTTTACAGGGTATTTTATAATACCGATTCTGGAAAAGGCAGAGTATCATTTTTCAGAAAACTTGCAGGGAATGGTTTCGTGGACAAGAATACTATAAAGCTGAAAATCTATACCGGAGAGCGTATTAGCCGAGAAGAGGCGGTCACGCTATTCCAGTGGGATATACGGGAGCTGGGCCATGCTGCTGATGCACGCCTTGCCCTTATCCATCCTGAAAACACCGTGGGCTTCATTCTGGACCGGATAGTAAATTTTACCAATGTATGCGAGGCGGGCTGTCGTTTCTGCGCCTATCATGCCAGGGCGGGCAAGGTGGAGGCATATGAGCTCTCTATGGAAGAGATGCTGGGAAAGATCGATGATCTGGTCCGGGCCGGCGGAACCCAGGTGATGCTCCAGGGAGGGCTTCATCCCGATTATACCATTGAAACCTATCTGACCATGGTAAAAGAAGTAAAGGCGGCTTTTCCTCAAATTTATCTGCACTCCTTCTCGCCGGCAGAAATATATCATATATCGCAGAAATCGGATCTGACCCTCGACGAAGTACTTCAGCGGCTGAAAAGCGCGGGACTCGATTCGGTGCCGGGGGCATCGGACCTTCTGGTGGACAGGATACGTACCTATGTGAGCCCCGGCAAGATATCACGGGAAAACTGGTGCGAGGTCATGTATGCCCTGGAACGCGCTGGGATGACCTCCACGGCCACCATGACCTATGGTATGGGGGAGACCCTTGATGAGAAGATAGAACATCTTGATACGGTACGGACTGTTCAGGATAAAACCGGAATACTCAGGGCATTCATTCCCTGGTCTTTTTCGCCACGATATACGCGGATGGATGAGATCATGCCTGCCACAGGTGTGGATTACCTGAAGGTGGTTGCCATAGCTCGTATCTATCTGGACAATATCCGTTATATACAGGCGGGATGGCTTACTGAGGGGCTGAAACTGGCCCAGGTGGCTCTGGCCATGGGCGCCAATGATATGGGAGGCATTCTCACCGAGGAGGTCGTGGTAAAAGCCACGGGCATCCGCACCAACACCGGTATGGATGAACTCGTTGAAATAATTCGGAACGCGGGACGGATACCGGTTTTGCGTGATTCCCGATACGAAATTATCAGGAGAATGGCGTGA
- a CDS encoding acetyl-CoA hydrolase, which produces MNYSGEYSQKLTNAYDAVKVIDSGDVVDYGSFNGKPVECDRALSLRADELHDVSVYATVTVPPVPEVARRPDIFTYSDWHWTKLTRLLQFQGKPFYSPVLYQRAPYYHRHSRPKSYRSTYYDNPEKGPGVKVVAILQTGPMDEYGFFNFGPQCSHTCACVGTADIVIVEVNRNQPRCLGVENAVHISEIDHIVEAPESQRLFSPPPAAHTDIDRQIAGHIMQYIHNGCCLQLGIGSLPNLVGEMIAESDLRDLGGHTEMFVDAFVKMIESGKMNGRKKNIDHNLCAYTFALGSEHMYDFMNDNQGLIAYPVDYTNSDEIIGQIDNFVSINNALQIDLFTQVNAESMVIEGRPQQISGNGGMLDFVMGSHKSHRGRSFICFSSTYTDKDSRVQSRIVPTLEPGTIVTVPRQAVDFIVTEYGAVRLAACSTWMRAEKLISIAHPDFRDDLVKEAEKLGIWRRTNRIS; this is translated from the coding sequence ATGAATTACTCCGGTGAATATTCGCAAAAACTGACAAACGCTTATGATGCGGTTAAAGTCATTGATTCCGGCGATGTTGTCGATTACGGCTCCTTTAATGGAAAACCCGTGGAATGTGACCGGGCTCTGTCCCTAAGAGCCGATGAATTGCACGATGTATCCGTCTATGCTACGGTTACCGTGCCCCCTGTACCTGAGGTTGCCCGACGCCCAGATATCTTTACCTATTCCGATTGGCACTGGACAAAGCTGACCCGCCTCCTTCAGTTCCAGGGAAAACCCTTTTATTCACCTGTCCTTTACCAGCGCGCCCCGTACTATCACCGCCACAGCAGGCCGAAATCCTATCGTTCCACGTATTATGATAACCCTGAGAAGGGGCCGGGAGTAAAGGTCGTGGCCATTCTCCAGACCGGGCCCATGGATGAATACGGATTTTTTAATTTCGGACCCCAGTGTTCCCATACCTGCGCCTGTGTGGGCACCGCAGATATCGTTATCGTGGAAGTAAACCGGAACCAGCCCCGATGCCTGGGCGTGGAAAATGCCGTGCATATATCCGAAATCGATCATATCGTTGAAGCACCGGAGTCGCAAAGGCTTTTCAGCCCTCCCCCGGCAGCCCACACCGACATAGACCGCCAGATAGCCGGACATATCATGCAGTACATTCACAACGGATGCTGCCTGCAGCTCGGCATCGGCAGCCTTCCTAATCTGGTTGGCGAAATGATCGCCGAATCCGATCTCAGAGACCTGGGAGGCCACACGGAGATGTTCGTTGATGCCTTTGTCAAAATGATAGAATCGGGCAAGATGAACGGAAGGAAAAAAAATATAGATCATAACCTCTGCGCCTACACCTTCGCACTGGGGTCAGAGCATATGTATGATTTCATGAACGACAACCAGGGCCTCATAGCCTATCCAGTTGATTATACAAACAGCGACGAGATAATCGGGCAGATAGACAATTTTGTCAGCATAAACAACGCCCTGCAGATAGACCTCTTCACACAGGTCAACGCCGAAAGCATGGTGATAGAGGGCCGGCCGCAACAGATATCGGGCAACGGCGGCATGCTGGATTTCGTCATGGGGTCGCACAAGTCGCACCGGGGCAGAAGTTTTATCTGTTTTTCATCGACCTACACGGACAAAGACAGCCGCGTACAGTCCCGTATTGTCCCCACGCTCGAGCCGGGCACTATCGTAACCGTGCCGCGCCAGGCTGTTGATTTCATCGTTACGGAATACGGGGCTGTCAGGCTTGCAGCCTGTTCCACATGGATGAGGGCGGAAAAACTCATCAGCATCGCCCATCCCGATTTCAGGGACGACCTTGTCAAAGAGGCTGAAAAGCTAGGAATATGGAGAAGAACGAACAGGATATCATAG
- a CDS encoding aminofutalosine synthase MqnE, producing MDISLIKEKKLYSIAEKVQAGVPVSTDDALVMLNTDDILGLGTISNYLREQYHGVRAYYGVNMNLNYTNICELRCPLCAFSCDEGDANAYLYSLDEIEERVRKAVEFGIDEVHIVGGLNPKLDIGYFTEMLRRIKSVRNDLFIVAFTAAEYDYFAKRNAMTVREVMETLIDAGLGAIPGGGAEIFAEEKRNIIAPRKISGAQWLEVMKIAHSLGLKTNATLLYNHIEDTKDIVEHMEMLRSVQNETGGFKTFVPLQFHEENTKIKSKRKSSTGFDDIRLYATARIFLHNIPHIKGLWMYLGEKMAQVLLDFGVDDIGATYHYEKVVHSAGAETPDYGTEEHLCRLIRASGKIPVRATADYREK from the coding sequence ATGGATATATCGTTAATCAAAGAAAAAAAATTATATTCAATAGCCGAAAAGGTTCAAGCGGGTGTACCGGTTAGCACTGATGACGCACTTGTTATGCTCAACACCGATGACATCCTTGGACTCGGTACGATATCCAATTATTTACGTGAACAGTATCATGGGGTCAGAGCCTATTACGGTGTGAATATGAATCTTAATTATACAAACATCTGCGAATTGCGCTGTCCACTTTGCGCTTTCTCCTGCGATGAAGGGGATGCAAATGCCTATCTCTATTCACTGGATGAGATCGAGGAACGTGTAAGGAAAGCCGTTGAGTTCGGTATAGATGAGGTGCATATCGTCGGTGGTCTGAATCCGAAGCTTGATATAGGTTATTTTACGGAAATGCTGCGTCGGATTAAGAGTGTCAGGAATGATCTTTTTATAGTTGCTTTCACTGCCGCTGAATACGATTATTTTGCGAAGAGAAATGCCATGACTGTGCGAGAGGTAATGGAAACCCTCATTGATGCAGGACTGGGAGCCATTCCCGGCGGTGGGGCTGAAATTTTTGCCGAAGAAAAGAGAAATATCATCGCTCCCCGAAAGATATCCGGGGCCCAGTGGCTCGAAGTAATGAAAATTGCTCATTCCCTGGGGCTTAAAACCAATGCCACGCTTCTTTATAATCACATCGAGGACACGAAAGATATCGTTGAACACATGGAGATGCTGCGTAGTGTCCAGAATGAGACCGGGGGATTTAAGACCTTTGTTCCTCTGCAGTTTCATGAAGAGAATACGAAAATAAAATCAAAGAGAAAAAGCAGTACAGGATTCGATGATATCCGGCTGTATGCAACGGCAAGGATTTTTCTGCATAATATCCCGCATATAAAAGGGTTATGGATGTACCTGGGAGAAAAGATGGCCCAGGTGCTTCTTGATTTTGGAGTCGATGATATTGGAGCAACATATCATTACGAAAAGGTGGTACATTCGGCCGGTGCCGAAACGCCGGATTATGGTACGGAAGAACATCTCTGCCGCCTTATCCGGGCTTCAGGGAAAATACCGGTGCGGGCCACAGCGGACTATAGGGAAAAATAA
- a CDS encoding aromatic acid decarboxylase, which produces MYIVAITGASGPVLGIRLIELILKSGKEVLAIVSDSAWETISYEMFKSRKRFRSVKDVLSEKGSEPDFALLKECSPGDYFSPAASGTSKNEGVIVVPCSMKTLGAIASGYADSLITRAVDVALKEERRVIIVPRETPLNLIHLENLVKVRRAGVSVVIPAPGFYTFPATIEDVVDFIVGKILNLLEIEHNLFPEWGQSLEN; this is translated from the coding sequence ATGTATATTGTAGCTATTACAGGTGCCAGTGGTCCGGTTCTGGGGATACGTTTGATTGAACTTATACTGAAATCTGGTAAAGAAGTACTTGCCATTGTTTCCGATTCGGCATGGGAAACTATATCCTACGAAATGTTTAAAAGCAGGAAGCGGTTTCGATCCGTAAAAGATGTTTTGTCAGAGAAAGGGTCAGAGCCTGATTTTGCGCTTCTTAAAGAATGCAGTCCGGGGGATTATTTTTCCCCTGCCGCCAGTGGAACATCAAAAAATGAGGGAGTGATAGTTGTTCCCTGCTCCATGAAGACCCTGGGAGCGATTGCATCTGGATATGCTGATTCTCTTATTACCAGGGCTGTTGACGTGGCTCTGAAGGAAGAACGTCGTGTTATAATTGTACCCAGGGAAACACCACTGAATCTTATACACCTGGAGAATTTGGTCAAGGTGAGACGGGCCGGAGTATCTGTAGTGATACCTGCTCCCGGTTTCTACACCTTCCCGGCTACTATTGAAGATGTGGTGGATTTCATTGTTGGCAAAATATTAAATCTCCTGGAGATTGAGCATAATCTTTTTCCTGAATGGGGTCAGAGCCTGGAAAATTAG
- a CDS encoding HD family phosphohydrolase: MHKIPEIKEILEHELFISLESFRHHGSISCLEHSLSVAIKAFEMARGGRADEIATTRAALLHDFYLYDWHIDSPGLHGFKHPYIALRNAQKYFTLSNIEKDAIKRHMWPLTPIPPRYRESMIVSIADKAVTWEDYLGRMKNEKHELCSEL; this comes from the coding sequence ATGCATAAAATCCCGGAAATTAAAGAAATACTGGAACATGAGCTCTTTATTTCTCTGGAATCCTTTCGTCATCATGGATCCATTTCATGCCTGGAACATAGTCTCAGTGTAGCAATTAAGGCCTTTGAAATGGCCCGAGGGGGCAGAGCCGATGAAATCGCCACTACTCGTGCCGCACTGCTCCATGATTTTTACCTCTATGACTGGCACATTGACAGCCCGGGTCTTCACGGGTTTAAACACCCCTACATCGCCCTACGTAATGCACAAAAATATTTTACTCTGAGCAACATTGAAAAGGACGCGATAAAACGACACATGTGGCCTCTGACCCCTATACCGCCACGATATCGTGAATCAATGATAGTTTCCATTGCTGACAAGGCCGTCACTTGGGAGGACTATCTGGGGAGAATGAAGAACGAAAAACATGAATTGTGTTCCGAATTGTGA
- a CDS encoding dihydroorotate dehydrogenase, whose product MKVNTAVKIGSLVLKNPVTVASGTAGYGEELSRFMDISRLGAIFTKGLSLKPRIGNRGNRVLETPSGLLNSIGLENVGLDAFLDKKLPFLLKNNAEAIPNVAGHSEDENVELCRILSVTGGIHAVELNVSCPNVKEGGIAFGTNLEVFTRLLEKVRKATQCVLIVKLSPNVTDITQFALRAQEVGVDALSAVNTYLGMKIDIKTGKPHFNNKVAGLSGPAIRPLAVRTVYQICEKVNIPVIGLGGIASLEDMLEFMMAGAAAISVGTMNMVDPDISVRLIDELESYMQNEKITDIAAIIGKAHR is encoded by the coding sequence ATGAAGGTGAATACGGCAGTTAAAATCGGCAGTCTTGTCCTCAAAAACCCCGTAACCGTTGCTTCGGGAACAGCAGGCTACGGCGAGGAACTTTCCCGTTTCATGGATATATCCCGCCTCGGTGCCATCTTCACCAAGGGCCTGAGCCTGAAACCCCGTATCGGAAACCGGGGCAACAGGGTCCTGGAAACTCCATCGGGACTGCTCAACTCAATCGGACTGGAAAATGTGGGACTCGATGCCTTTCTCGATAAAAAGCTCCCTTTTTTGTTAAAAAATAATGCCGAGGCCATCCCCAATGTGGCGGGTCATTCCGAGGATGAAAACGTGGAACTGTGCCGCATCCTTTCGGTCACGGGGGGCATACATGCCGTGGAGCTTAACGTATCGTGCCCGAATGTTAAGGAGGGCGGTATCGCCTTCGGTACGAACCTGGAGGTCTTCACTCGTCTCCTGGAAAAAGTGAGGAAAGCCACGCAATGCGTCCTCATCGTGAAGCTTTCCCCGAACGTGACAGACATCACCCAGTTCGCCCTGCGGGCTCAGGAAGTGGGCGTTGACGCCCTTTCGGCAGTGAACACCTACCTGGGAATGAAAATCGACATAAAAACAGGCAAACCTCACTTCAACAACAAGGTAGCCGGCCTTAGCGGACCGGCCATACGCCCCCTGGCTGTGAGGACAGTGTACCAGATATGCGAGAAGGTGAACATACCGGTCATCGGCCTGGGAGGCATCGCCTCACTGGAAGACATGCTGGAATTCATGATGGCCGGGGCCGCTGCGATTTCCGTGGGCACCATGAACATGGTGGATCCCGACATCTCGGTGAGACTCATTGATGAGCTTGAATCATATATGCAGAATGAGAAAATCACCGATATTGCGGCGATCATCGGAAAGGCGCACCGTTGA
- a CDS encoding histidinol-phosphate transaminase: MKYWNSTLQKMDEYVPGEQPENLDQYIKLNTNENPFPPSKSVLEAIRNAVNDNLRRYPNPTGNTVRGLFAAENGISADNVFIGNGSDEIFTLIFRGFIEKNGTAAFPYPSYSLYNTLAQGNGIAFETVPLKKDFSYDLNLFLKKAYDLVIIANPNNPTATYCSVEEIDRFCSRFKGLLVVDEAYIDFYGGSSLALIQKYDNLIVTRSFSKSYSLAGLRVGMALANADIIRGLVKIKDSYNVDMLALAGAGAALKDTKAFNYNIEMMRNNKEYLEERLEGLGFTSIPSRANFIFTKHPGVSATEIYEALKEQKILVRHFKGDVLSEYIRISVGTMMEIKALCKALETIV; the protein is encoded by the coding sequence ATGAAATACTGGAACAGCACACTGCAAAAAATGGACGAGTACGTTCCCGGCGAGCAGCCGGAAAATCTCGATCAGTACATAAAACTCAACACCAATGAAAATCCTTTCCCTCCTTCAAAATCAGTCCTGGAGGCCATAAGGAACGCCGTCAATGACAATCTGCGCCGTTATCCCAATCCCACGGGCAATACGGTAAGGGGACTCTTTGCTGCGGAGAACGGCATCAGCGCCGACAATGTCTTCATAGGAAACGGGTCTGATGAAATTTTCACGCTCATTTTCAGAGGCTTCATCGAAAAAAACGGGACCGCTGCGTTCCCCTATCCTTCCTACTCTCTGTATAACACTCTTGCCCAGGGAAACGGTATCGCCTTTGAAACGGTGCCCCTCAAAAAGGATTTCTCCTACGACCTGAATCTCTTTCTGAAAAAAGCCTATGACCTGGTGATCATCGCCAATCCCAATAATCCCACGGCGACCTATTGTTCCGTCGAGGAGATCGACCGTTTCTGTTCCAGGTTCAAAGGACTGCTGGTCGTTGATGAGGCATACATCGATTTCTACGGCGGATCTTCGCTCGCGCTTATACAAAAATACGACAACCTCATTGTCACCCGCTCCTTTTCAAAATCCTACTCCCTGGCAGGACTCCGCGTGGGCATGGCCCTGGCCAATGCCGACATTATACGGGGGCTGGTGAAGATAAAGGATTCGTATAACGTGGATATGCTTGCCCTTGCGGGCGCGGGCGCGGCACTTAAAGACACCAAAGCATTCAATTACAACATAGAGATGATGAGAAACAACAAGGAGTACCTGGAAGAGCGCCTCGAAGGGCTGGGATTCACCTCGATTCCTTCCAGAGCCAATTTCATCTTTACAAAACATCCCGGTGTTTCGGCCACGGAGATATACGAGGCCCTGAAGGAACAAAAGATACTCGTGCGCCACTTCAAAGGAGATGTCCTGTCCGAATATATCCGCATATCGGTGGGCACCATGATGGAGATAAAGGCCCTGTGCAAGGCCCTGGAGACTATTGTGTGA
- a CDS encoding galactose-1-epimerase: MKEYRGKCPHGEDVYLCTLSNKNNMSVAITNYGGTITSLSVPDRHGVIEDIVLGFDAVEEYYGVHPYFGAMVGRHANRIGGASFTLGGKIYRLAANDNGINHLHGGLRGFDRKTWTVERHDEHLLQLSCQSLNGEEGYPGNLEVNVTYELTEDNRLSLHYCATTDAATPVNLTNHSYFNLTAGRDTVLFHKILINADAYTATDESLIPTGHLIPVRGTAMDFTVLKAIGKDLNGVKGGYDHNYVLNSWDRKMQFAAEVVEPVSGRCMELYTTMPGLQFYTGNFLDGSITGKKGTIYNKHAGFCLETQYFPDSPNRPEFPSSILLPGEEYSHATVYCFSVKP; encoded by the coding sequence ATGAAAGAATACCGCGGTAAATGTCCTCACGGAGAGGATGTGTATCTCTGCACCCTGTCCAACAAAAACAATATGTCCGTTGCAATCACCAATTACGGCGGAACAATTACATCCCTCTCGGTACCGGACCGTCACGGTGTCATCGAAGATATCGTGCTCGGTTTTGATGCGGTGGAGGAGTATTACGGCGTGCATCCCTACTTCGGCGCCATGGTTGGACGCCATGCCAACCGGATTGGCGGCGCCTCCTTTACACTCGGCGGAAAGATATACCGCCTTGCCGCCAACGACAACGGCATTAATCATCTTCACGGGGGTCTGCGCGGATTCGACAGGAAAACATGGACCGTGGAGCGCCATGATGAACATTTGCTGCAGCTATCCTGCCAAAGCCTTAACGGCGAAGAGGGATACCCGGGAAACCTTGAAGTGAATGTCACCTATGAACTCACGGAAGACAACAGGCTCTCCCTGCACTATTGCGCTACAACCGACGCTGCCACGCCGGTCAATCTCACCAATCACAGCTACTTCAATTTAACCGCCGGCCGGGATACGGTTCTTTTTCACAAGATATTGATCAATGCCGATGCATACACTGCGACCGATGAAAGCCTGATTCCCACGGGACATCTAATCCCCGTCAGGGGTACGGCCATGGATTTTACTGTTTTAAAGGCGATCGGGAAAGATCTGAACGGCGTAAAAGGCGGATACGACCACAACTATGTTCTTAACTCGTGGGACCGGAAAATGCAATTCGCAGCCGAGGTTGTTGAACCGGTGAGCGGCCGCTGCATGGAATTATATACCACAATGCCGGGCCTGCAGTTTTATACGGGCAATTTCCTCGATGGAAGCATCACGGGAAAGAAAGGAACCATTTACAATAAGCATGCCGGCTTCTGTCTTGAAACGCAATACTTTCCCGACTCCCCGAACAGGCCCGAATTTCCCTCGTCCATATTGCTGCCCGGCGAGGAATACAGTCATGCGACAGTCTATTGCTTTTCCGTGAAACCTTAG
- a CDS encoding HNH endonuclease yields MAYRDRKRDKRRPRENGLFAQGGDGESAYISREKQKARDLRQTAWWKKKTAPGICHYCGRHFAPSDLTMDHKIPLARGGTSDKINLVPACKECNNKKKHLLPLEWEEYMDTIKNS; encoded by the coding sequence ATGGCTTACAGGGACAGAAAGCGCGATAAAAGAAGGCCCCGGGAAAACGGCCTTTTCGCCCAAGGCGGTGACGGCGAATCGGCATATATCTCCCGGGAGAAACAAAAGGCGCGGGATTTGCGCCAGACGGCCTGGTGGAAGAAGAAAACGGCTCCCGGCATATGCCATTACTGCGGGCGGCACTTCGCTCCTTCAGACCTTACCATGGATCATAAAATACCGCTCGCCAGGGGCGGCACGTCAGATAAAATAAACCTTGTGCCGGCCTGCAAGGAATGCAATAATAAGAAAAAGCACCTGCTTCCCCTGGAATGGGAAGAATACATGGATACGATCAAAAACTCTTAA
- a CDS encoding methionyl-tRNA formyltransferase yields the protein MKIGFFGTPDIALYCLEELFKVHEICFVVTQPDKKTGRNQHMQICPAKHEAQCHDIPVLQPESLNDPAFFDQLNKYDAQIYVVVAYGKLIPRAVFDYPPLKTINLHPSLLPAYRGAAPLQWVLINGERETGVSVQLINERMDAGDIIRQEKVAITDDMTAADLSDAVLPLGVRLLNESIELLASGKAVSVQQKDDEATYCGKITRETARIDWTRSAVDIHNLVRGLNPKPVAWTTFRSRELKVWKTSLSHGVPDTALSLRPGEMAVYGKKRLMAGTGKGILELVAIQPETKKTMDGLSFINGYRPADTDCMG from the coding sequence ATGAAAATAGGATTTTTTGGCACGCCTGATATTGCCCTCTACTGCCTCGAGGAACTTTTCAAGGTCCATGAGATATGCTTCGTGGTAACCCAGCCCGACAAAAAAACGGGAAGAAACCAGCATATGCAGATATGCCCGGCCAAGCATGAAGCCCAGTGTCATGATATCCCCGTGTTGCAGCCCGAATCACTGAACGATCCCGCTTTTTTCGATCAGCTGAATAAATATGATGCGCAGATATATGTGGTGGTCGCCTACGGGAAACTCATTCCCCGGGCCGTATTTGATTACCCGCCACTGAAAACGATTAATCTCCACCCGTCGCTTTTACCGGCCTATCGGGGCGCCGCTCCCTTGCAATGGGTCCTGATCAACGGTGAGCGTGAAACGGGCGTATCAGTGCAGCTCATAAACGAACGTATGGATGCCGGCGATATTATCCGCCAGGAAAAGGTCGCTATAACCGATGATATGACGGCGGCCGACCTATCCGATGCGGTTCTGCCCCTGGGGGTGCGCCTTCTCAATGAATCAATAGAACTCCTGGCCTCGGGGAAGGCCGTATCGGTTCAGCAGAAGGACGACGAGGCCACCTATTGCGGCAAGATTACCCGTGAAACGGCCCGTATTGACTGGACGCGGTCTGCCGTTGATATACACAACCTGGTGCGGGGACTCAATCCCAAGCCCGTTGCATGGACCACGTTCCGCTCCCGGGAGTTAAAGGTATGGAAAACATCGCTTTCCCATGGTGTGCCTGATACGGCTCTTTCTCTCCGTCCCGGAGAAATGGCCGTTTATGGGAAAAAACGCCTCATGGCCGGAACAGGGAAGGGGATCCTTGAACTGGTCGCCATTCAGCCTGAAACAAAAAAAACCATGGACGGCCTTTCCTTCATAAATGGGTATCGTCCTGCCGATACTGATTGTATGGGATGA
- the def gene encoding peptide deformylase — protein sequence MRYIKQYSGYLSRKKHKIKSFSFFAKILTGKDFFLVKTCCCFYMKFIPWNIDKSIGRRQIIIMTPSLVFFGNETLKSIAEEIINIDQDVISLIESMYKIMYRAKGIGLAAPQVDVSKRLIILDIEDSGGPSLTLINPVIKESSDMTEPYEEGCLSVPGVNADIIRPSEVLVTGITPEGKETEIEASGLLARVLQHEIDHLNGILFIDYLESYERNELRPHLKKLKKLNAM from the coding sequence GTGAGATACATAAAACAATATAGCGGATATCTGTCAAGAAAAAAGCATAAAATTAAATCATTTTCTTTTTTTGCAAAGATCCTGACAGGGAAGGACTTTTTTTTAGTAAAAACCTGTTGCTGTTTTTATATGAAGTTTATACCTTGGAATATAGATAAAAGCATAGGGAGAAGGCAGATAATTATTATGACACCAAGTCTTGTATTTTTCGGGAACGAAACACTGAAGTCCATAGCTGAAGAAATCATCAATATAGACCAGGATGTGATAAGTCTTATTGAATCCATGTATAAAATAATGTACAGGGCCAAGGGTATCGGTCTTGCGGCCCCGCAGGTCGATGTGAGTAAGCGGCTGATCATTCTTGATATCGAGGATAGCGGCGGCCCTTCGCTGACGCTCATCAATCCCGTGATTAAAGAGTCATCGGACATGACAGAACCCTACGAAGAGGGATGCCTTTCCGTACCGGGAGTCAACGCCGATATAATCCGTCCCTCGGAAGTCCTGGTGACGGGCATTACCCCCGAAGGCAAGGAGACTGAAATCGAGGCCAGTGGACTTCTGGCCCGGGTCCTTCAGCATGAGATCGACCATCTCAATGGAATATTGTTCATCGACTACCTCGAATCTTATGAGCGCAATGAGCTTCGTCCCCATCTAAAAAAATTAAAAAAACTGAACGCGATGTAA
- a CDS encoding cation-binding protein, whose translation MKPRGPLMIEHRLIEKMLDLVNRELDVIEKERKVNTVFIDTVVDFIRTYADRTHHGKEEDILFKELEMKKLNSDDTRIMRELVDEHMIARNAVEDLVAANNKYIGGNEKSIDVIIEKLTFLINFYPRHIIKEDRVFFPNTERYFTDSELNAMLIDFKEFDRKMIHEKYNNLYESLLKKYS comes from the coding sequence ATGAAACCACGAGGACCGTTGATGATTGAACACCGGCTTATTGAAAAGATGCTGGACCTCGTAAACAGAGAATTGGATGTTATAGAAAAAGAGCGAAAAGTAAATACAGTTTTCATTGATACCGTTGTTGATTTTATCAGGACCTATGCGGACCGGACGCATCATGGTAAAGAAGAAGATATTCTGTTTAAAGAACTGGAAATGAAAAAACTGAACAGCGATGACACAAGGATAATGAGGGAGCTGGTTGATGAGCATATGATCGCGAGAAATGCCGTAGAAGATCTGGTGGCGGCAAACAATAAATACATCGGGGGGAACGAGAAAAGTATCGATGTAATAATTGAAAAGCTGACGTTCCTGATAAATTTTTATCCCAGGCATATCATCAAAGAAGACAGGGTGTTTTTTCCCAATACGGAGAGATATTTTACCGACAGCGAACTGAATGCCATGCTCATAGATTTCAAGGAATTTGACAGAAAAATGATTCATGAGAAGTATAATAATCTGTATGAATCCTTGCTGAAGAAATACAGCTGA